The Rhodothermales bacterium genome contains the following window.
CCAGACCCTGCCACAGCAGATACAGCACACGCAGGTTGCGGTGCTCCCGGGCGATGCATGCGCGGCCTATCTCAGCCGAGGCCGCGAGCACATCAGCCGGCATGGCACCGAGTTCGAACTCAGACGCTGAATAGAAGCCGCATCCGGCAGCAGCCATGTCCCCGGTCTGCAGCCGGTAGGTACCCACGACGGCACCGGAAGCCCGGTCCCGCACCAGCAGGTGATGACAGTGCGCATCGAATCGGTCCACGTCACGACCGGTCTCATGCGAGGCCTCCAGGCCTTCCTCCAGCTCCAGATTGAACACCCGGTAGCGCAGCAAAAAGGTCTGATCGAGGTCTTCGGGTGTAGCCGCAAACTCCAGCGCGTAGCGGCTGCTGGACGAAGTCAGCACCGGGAGCCTGTGCGGTGCGGGAAGCGCAAAATCAGGAACGGCCGACATGGCTCAGGTGTCCGGCCGGTACAGCTGGGCGTCATCGACCTCGATCCACTCCAGGCCCGGAAGACGCCAGGTGGTGCCGCGCAGTTCGATGCGTCGGGCGGCCAACCGCACGGCCTCCTCGCGTTCGAGGCCTGTCAGGAATACCGGCTCGCGCTCGGCTCCACCCAGCGGCTCGGGCTGGAACATGGCAGGCACGCCGCCCAGGATGCAGTGCCGGGCACAGGCACGGTGCACCGTGCCGTGCGCCGGATTCATCACGCCCAGGAAACACTTCGCGCCGACGATTTCGCCGACCATGCGCACCGGCCCCCCCTGCACGGGCACGGGCATGGGGTCGATGGTCTCGGAGACCTGTGTGGCCTCGGAGCCCAACTCCAGCATCACATGCGCACCGCGAACAATGCGGAAGCCGGAGGCCTGCACATTCGAGCCCGGGAGTGCATCCACCTGCGCTCCCGCCTTGCCACTTCCGACCAGAGTGACGACAGATCCGTCCGCCATTCTGAGATGCGGCACCGGATGGGTGCCGAAGCGGCCTTGAACTTCGGAGGTGTTACCGAACTCAAAGCGGGATTCATCAAACGCCTGGGCCTGCACCAGGAGTGCCAGGCAAATGACCAGGAGAATCCCGGTGACGGGCACGAATCGTCGCACCATGCGCCGGTGCGGCTCGGGGGAACGTTCCTGATAGCCTATGTAAAACGGATCATCCATCGATCGTGGCAGGCTCTACGGAAGTGCCGGGCGGAAGTGGCGTCGGATCCAGGTAGACATGGCCCTTTCGCACGGCCACTCGGAAAACCGGCAGGCGTTCGGTAAAGGGGTCGGGTGCACAGCCGGTCTGCACGTCATACTCATAGCCATGCCAGGGGCACACGGCGCAGCCGTTGATGACACGCCCCTCCCAAAGCGGGCCGCCTTGATGACGACACACCCCCGACAGTGCTGTTACCTGGCGGCCGCTACGAAACACGGCCACCGACTCGCCGGCAACCTCCACGCTGCAGGCGCGGCCGTCGGGAATGTCCACGGCCGCGCAGACAGGTATCCAGTCGGTTTCCGCGTGAGAGGCGGGCCTCTGGCGACGATCCCGTACCGCCGCCGCGATGTGCGTTCCGCCGACCAGCGTCAGGCCGGCCAGCACGATGCCACCCCACACGGACCCGTTTGGCTGGTGAAGGATGCCGAACGCCACATGGGCAATCAGGGCTGCATAGGCGACGTAGACGCCCTGGTGCAGTCGCTTCCAGGTCACGGCCGACAGGCGCGAGAGCCAGAAGTCGTGACTGGTCGCCGCCATGAGAAAGAGTACGACAAGCGCGAGAAGCCCGAACGCCTGGAACGGCACGGTGCCCTCTACCGGGCCACCTCCGTCCGTGAGGATGGAGACCACGGGATTCAGAGGCCCTAGCACGTGAAACTGAACGGTGCTCAACACCGCGTGAGCCAGCGCCATGACGAACATGGTCACGCCGAGGTGCCGCCGATTGTAGAGCAGGGGGGCAGTGCCCGGAAACAGCCGATGCAGCGGCCCGATGATCAGCACCACGTGCAGCAGCACGAACGCTGCGGAGCCGAATGCGCGTATGAGCGCAGTTTCGACGGTCGCATCCGGAAACAGCACAAACGTGCCGGCCACGAACGCGGCCAGATACAGCGCCAGGCCCGCGAGCAGCACCGTGTCGTATATCCGCTTCTGCCGGTTCCAGCCGACGGCCTGATACGCGTGACCCATCAGTCGACCACCTCGGTCTGTGCCGCGTCCGGTCTGGACGTCCAGCCGGCCGCCAGGGCTGCGAGCGACACCAGTATCATCACGATCACGGCCACAAGGTGAACTCGCCTCGGCGGGGCAGGCCGTCCGATGGGCTCATCGTGCGCGGTGTGCGGAGGAGCCGGCCGCGCCGAACGGATCACGAGCGGCCACAGAGCGACGAGCCCGGGCGTAATGAGGACCCGAAACCCCCACGATCCCGCCCGCACGTCTGGATCCTCCGGGTCCACACCGCGGAACTGTCGCCAAATCGCAACGAGAACGCCGACCGCCACATAGAGGGCGAACAGACGCCAGATC
Protein-coding sequences here:
- a CDS encoding GNAT family N-acetyltransferase; its protein translation is MSAVPDFALPAPHRLPVLTSSSSRYALEFAATPEDLDQTFLLRYRVFNLELEEGLEASHETGRDVDRFDAHCHHLLVRDRASGAVVGTYRLQTGDMAAAGCGFYSASEFELGAMPADVLAASAEIGRACIAREHRNLRVLYLLWQGLGQYLAFNQLRYLFGCCSLTSQDPHEATRVFERLRRQDGLHRAFLIPALESHRCLLDHPEPGGDHIPRLMSAYLSLGARICSEPAIDREFRTVDYLALFDLEALEPARLAFFTCPS
- a CDS encoding Rieske 2Fe-2S domain-containing protein, which encodes MGHAYQAVGWNRQKRIYDTVLLAGLALYLAAFVAGTFVLFPDATVETALIRAFGSAAFVLLHVVLIIGPLHRLFPGTAPLLYNRRHLGVTMFVMALAHAVLSTVQFHVLGPLNPVVSILTDGGGPVEGTVPFQAFGLLALVVLFLMAATSHDFWLSRLSAVTWKRLHQGVYVAYAALIAHVAFGILHQPNGSVWGGIVLAGLTLVGGTHIAAAVRDRRQRPASHAETDWIPVCAAVDIPDGRACSVEVAGESVAVFRSGRQVTALSGVCRHQGGPLWEGRVINGCAVCPWHGYEYDVQTGCAPDPFTERLPVFRVAVRKGHVYLDPTPLPPGTSVEPATIDG